The following proteins come from a genomic window of Sorghum bicolor cultivar BTx623 chromosome 3, Sorghum_bicolor_NCBIv3, whole genome shotgun sequence:
- the LOC110433745 gene encoding basic proline-rich protein-like has translation MWQKIKKKVGVTDHGAELDATDLGAKLDATDHSAEVRYKTPPGCFLCPRAPRLPPPSSSRPPLPAPGGPPRVPAGPLPARPAATTCRPAAATGTAGAPDRRGRCPRPPPPVPRPSPRLPPAGPAAVPSRPRHCPRPARRCLR, from the coding sequence ATGtggcaaaaaataaaaaaaaaggtcgGCGTCACAGATCATGGCGCCGAGCTCGACGCCACAGATCTCGGCGCCAAGCTCGACGCCACAGATCACAGCGCCGAGGTAAGGTACAAAACGCCCCCCGGCTGCTTCCTCTGCCCGCGCGCCCCCcggcttcctcctccctcctcctcaCGTCCGCCGTTGCCCGCGCCCGGCGGCCCTCCACGCGTGCCGGCCGGCCCGCTGCCCGCGCGCCCCGCCGCTACAACCTGCCGCCCTGCCGCTGCCACCGGCACAGCTGGTGCCCCCGACCGCCGCGGCCGCTGCCCCCGGCCGCCACCGCCGGTGCCCCGGCCCTCCCCGCGGCTGCCCCCGGCCGGCCCCGCGGCTGTCCCCAGCCGGCCCCGCCACTGCCCCCGGCCGGCCCGCCGCTGCCTTCGGTGA
- the LOC8069821 gene encoding uncharacterized protein LOC8069821: MTLAGACRRRRPPRPHLPLFVLVLLIFSTPIPRASALRVPLRQAATLVSLSHSLLSRVAATRAARGDAAAAVRARRIASLLSSRGAWGLGWDYLRHYAFSSATGCGLSCAAAASRLIAAAAEASRLRSAADAAQWMRRHYGDIRDAAAQLLNGLLLAFSEEGPLREVVTDVKWEVEEGELLKDCLEVGAKDLQGLLVIAKDLFAGVSRTSTQHSEL, encoded by the exons ATGACCCTAGCTGGAGCCTGTCGCCGCCGGCGACCACCGCGACCCCATCTCCCTCtcttcgtcctcgtcctcctaaTCTTCTCCACTCCAATCCCACGCGCTTCGGCGCTCCGCGTCCCTCTCCGCCAGGCAGCCACCCTCGTCTCCCTCTCCCATTCGCTCCTCTCCCGCGTCGCCGCCACACGTGCCGCCCGTGGGGACGCCGCGGCAGCCGTACGCGCCCGGCGAATCGCTTCCCTGCTGTCGTCCCGTGGCGCGTGGGGGCTCGGCTGGGACTACCTCCGCCACTACGCCTTCTCATCGGCCACCGGATGCGGCCTCTCCTGCGCGGCCGCGGCCTCTCGTCTCATCGCCGCTGCCGCGGAGGCCTCGCGCCTACGTTCCGCCGCTGACGCTGCGCAGTGGATGCGCCGCCACTACGGCGACATCCGCGACGCCGCCGCGCAGCTCCTGAACGGCCTTCTCCTCGCCTTCTCCGAAGAG GGGCCATTGAGAGAGGTGGTCACGGATGTTAAGTGGGAAGTGGAGGAAGGGGAATTGTTGAAGGATTGCCTGGAAGTGGGAGCTAAGGACTTACAGGGTTTGCTTGTCATTGCCAAAGATCTCTTCGCTGGTGTTTCAAGGACTTCTACGCAGCATAGTGAGCTCTGA